Proteins from a single region of Plasmodium brasilianum strain Bolivian I chromosome 13, whole genome shotgun sequence:
- a CDS encoding ribosomal protein S18, whose translation MKHPKLQSILLPKLGMNKACKFITKGLRGGSRINKNSDNNVVDIRKRKINEKLEEVKVSNETSCNALFDECFEELYRMKKEVDKDSVEYDNSPVIEELNREEIRITKNIFERINKKKKHVSNLSYKDIYIDPYWNPFKEVNDLRREITYEFNEYSKLASIVEIKKQRRAIKKSLKEQYKLHNIYSDEYIKYFNIHKEENITCNDKNEKYWNPSFSKRKLLNIKSPFIWRHTHLLHNFISENGLILPRKINMTTRKQQIQIFKSICIARRMALYPYDRKPDKDDLIPLIDPMQLLVDELLHRYMQFNDLRAQAILKVMINKYPSLNYYKYFSYESKKNADRSNQTVAHAPDSASDTSPTNDVSDFTIDSDKTFSKMLLRYKKNYYENSFSY comes from the coding sequence ATGAAACATCCCAAGTTGCAGAGCATATTACTTCCAAAATTGGGAATGAACAAGGCGTGTAAATTTATAACCAAAGGACTAAGGGGTGGTAGTCGCATAAATAAGAACAGTGATAATAATGTAGTGGATATAAGGAAAAGAAAGATAAATGAGAAATTAGAAGAAGTAAAAGTGTCAAATGAGACATCCTGTAATGCACTATTTGATGAATGTTTTGAGGAGTTATATAGgatgaaaaaagaagtagATAAAGATAGTGTAGAATATGACAATTCACCAGTTATAGAAGAATTAAATAGAGAAGAAAtaagaataacaaaaaatatatttgaaagaataaataaaaaaaaaaaacatgtatcaaatttaagttataaagatatttatatagatCCATATTGGAATCCATTTAAAGAAGTAAATGATTTAAGAAGAGAAATTACTTATGAGTTTAACGAATACTCAAAACTAGCAAGTATAGTTgagataaaaaaacaaagaagaGCAATTAAAAAGTCATTAAAAGAACAATATAAACTACATAACATATATTCTGATGAATATATCaagtattttaatatacataaagaagaaaatattacatgtaatgataaaaatgaaaagtacTGGAATCCCTCATTTAGTAAAAGAAAACTATTGAATATTAAGAGTCCATTTATATGGAGGCATACACATCTactacataattttattagtgAAAATGGTTTAATATTACCAcgtaaaattaatatgacAACAAGAAAACAAcaaattcaaatttttaaatcgATATGTATAGCTAGAAGAATGGCTCTATATCCATATGATAGAAAACCTGATAAAGATGATTTAATTCCTTTAATTGATCCTATGCAATTACTTGTTGATGAATTATTACACAGGTACATGCAGTTTAACGATTTAAGAGCTCAGGCAATTCTTAAAGTTATGATTAATAAATACCCCTCCTTGAACTATTACAAGTACTTCTCCTATGAGTCCAAAAAAAATGCAGACCGATCAAACCAGACAGTAGCCCACGCCCCAGACAGTGCTTCCGATACATCTCCCACTAATGACGTAAGCGATTTTACCATCGATTCGGACAAAACGTTTTCCAAAATGTTATtgagatataaaaaaaattattacgaAAACTCCTTCAGCTACTGA